The nucleotide sequence CTTTTTTATCGATCATCATTGCACCTAGTACAACTTCCTCTAAATCAACAGCTTGCGGCGGAATTTTCCCGCGTTCTAAATTAATAACATTTCCAGAGTTATATTTTATATTTTTTGGGGCGGTGGCTTTTTCCATAGTACGAATGTAAAAAAATGTTAAAGCAATCTTAACGATTACCTCGTAAGTTAATTAACCGGTAATGAACAATTTACCTGTTAATAACTTATGTTTTTTGTTAATAAGGCCAAAAAAATCCGAAGTAAAACTCCGGATATTTTCTTAACGTCTTTATACTAGGTATGTTAATCTTTAAACACTCCCATATTTGAGTATTTATCCATACGCTTATTTACCAATTCTGCTGATGATAAGTTTTTGAACTCATCGTAAGCAGATAAAATTGAAGCTTTGACCGTTTCAAAAGTTTCTTCACGATTGCTATGTGCACCGCCAAGAGGTTCTTTTATGATGTCATCAATCAACTTTTGTTTTTTCATATCTGTAGCGGTTAGTTTTAAAGCATCTGCCGCAATTTCCTTGTATTCCCAGCTTCTCCATAAGATAGAAGAACATGATTCTGGAGATATTACAGAGTACCATGTATTCTCTAGCATCATTACCTTATCTCCTACTCCAATCCCTAAAGCTCCACCACTAGCACCTTCGCCAATAATAACAACAATGATTGGCACTTTTAAGCGAGTCATTTCTAAAATATTTCTAGCAATAGCCTCACCTTGTCCGCGTTCTTCTGCTTCTAAACCAGGAAATGCTCCAGGAGTATCCACGAATGTCACTACAGGAACTCCAAATTTCTCTGCAGATTTCATCAACCTTAGCGCTTTGCGATATCCTTCCGGATTCGCCATTCCAAAATTTCTATATTGTCTTGTCTTGGTGTTAAAACCTTTTTGTTGACCTACCAACATAAAACTTTGATCTCCAATCTTTCCAAGACCACCAATCATGGCCTTATCATCTTTTACAGTACGATCTCCATGAAGCTCCAAAAAGGTATCTCCACAAATAGCTTTAATATAATCTAAAGTATAAGGTCTGTTAGGGTGTCTTGAAAGTTGTACACGTTGCCATGCTGTAAGATTCTTATAGATTTCTTTTTTGGTAGCTACCAATTTCTTCTCTATCTGTTTACAAGTAGCTGTTACATCTACATTGCTTTCTGAACCTATGTTACAAGCTTTCTTGTATTGTTCTTCTAACTCTTTAATGGGTAATTCAAAATCCAAATATTCCATATGAAGTTATGGTGTTTTTAATTAGCCTACAAATATAACAAACTTTGAAAGGAAGAATTCCTAAGAAGGCTTATTAATTTTTCTTTTTGTTTTAAGATATCCGTTAAGTACTACGGTAGAAAGGATTATTAGGGTGCCGTAGTAGAATTGTGGATGCATTTGCTCCTTATTTCCGAATATTAGAAATGCTAAAATGATGCCATAGACAGGTTCTAAATTTGTAGTTAGCATTACGGTATATGGACTAAGATGCTTCATTACAGCCACAGCAGCTATAAAGGCAAACGCTGTACAAATTGAGGACAGGATGAATAAATAGAGCCAATCTGAAGATTGAAGATTGAAGAATTCTGAATTGAAACCACTTTCACCACCAGTAATCCACGTTTTAATGATTAGGTATATTGAAATAGCTACAGCTCCCGTAAGCAACTCATAGAATGAAATAACCGATGGAGCCGCATGTTTTACAAGCTTTCCGTTCATAAGCGTAAAAACTGCCGATAGAAATGCAGAAATTAAGGCGAGGACAATTCCTAAATAATGCTCGGTTTCTACATTAAATATTATATACAGCCCAAGCATAACTATCAATCCAAAGAACACCTCATACCAAACAAATTTTCTTTTATAGAATATTGGTTCTAAGATAGAAGTAAAGAACGCACCAGTAGATAGTAATGCTAATGTTATTGAAACATTGGCTTCCTTAATAGCACCAAAAAATGTTAACCAATGAAGAGCTATTACTAATCCCGCAATAATTAGAAGTTTTAATTTCTTAGGAGGAAGTTTAAGACTTTTGCGCTTCCATAAGATCCAGATTAGTATAAAGCCACATGCAGATAACATTCTATACCAAACCAGAGGAATAGCATCTAGCGATATTAAAGCGCCTAAAACTGCAGTAAAACCCCAAATTAACACGATAACGTGAAAAAAGAGGTAGCTTTTAAGTTTATCGTTTAGCATTAAAGAGCAAGTAAATAGCTAGAATTCCAAATGTGAAATTTGGAAACCAAACACCTATTAAAGGCGAGAATGTAGATTGTTCTGCAATAGTTCCAAAAACCTTATCAAAAAATATAAATATAAAAGCAAGAGTGATCCCTAAGGCCAAATTTACCCCCATTCCTCCTCTTCTCTTTACAGACGATACTGCTACAGCAATGATCGTTAATATAAAAGCAGATACCGGTAAGCTCCATCTTTTATAGGCTACCACTAAATATCTATTCATATTTGCTGAACCACGACGCTTTTCTTGATCTATAAAATCATTCAGCTCGTTATATGTAAGTGTTTCAGCAATATATTTCACAGGAGTAAGCTGGTCGAACTCAAAGGGCAATACCGTATCCAAAACTCTTTCATGAATAATAACATCTTCTCTTTCACCAATTATTCGCTTATCTAAATTTGTAAGAGTATAAGTACTGTCTACAGTATTGAAGACTAATTTAGAAGCACTTAATTTAAATTTTAGCTTATTGCCTTCAAAATGCTCTAGGGTGAAATTACGTGCAGTATAAGTTTTAGGCTGGAAGTTACTGGCATAAATATATTCAGAATCATTAATCTGCCTATACACATCATTGGTTTCCTGCACTTCAGCTCCTTTTTTCAAATACTGATATTTAAACTCGTTAAAACCCTTACTAGCTTGAGGAGCCAAATACATACTTAAAACAAGTGCACCTACACATACAATGGAAGCTCCTATTAAATAAGGTCTCAAAAATCTCCAATAAGACACTCCACTACTTAAGAAAGCAATGATCTCTGTGTTATTAGCTAATTTTGAAGTAAACCAAATTACAGATAAAAATAGAAATAGTGGAAATAAAAGGTTTGCGAAATAAACAGTAAAATCTAAATAATAAGCAGCCACCTCTATAAATGGAACTTCATTCTCTAAGATCTTATCTATTTTTTCTGCAAGATTAATGGTAATTCCAATAGGAATGAACATTAATAGCATCATGGTAAAAGTACCTAGATAACGTTTTAATATGTACCAGTCTAGTATTTTCAAATTATAAGCGCTTATCCATTTGCTTTACCATCATATTCTTCCAGGTTGTAAAATCACCAGCTAAGATATGCTTTCTTGCCTCACGTGTCAACCAAAGATAGAACCCTAGATTATGAATGGTAGCAATTTGCTTGCCTAATAATTCATTTACACTAAATAAGTGTCTTAAATAAGCTTTAGTATATTCTGTATCTACCCAAGTAATATTCATATCATCTATTGCAGAAAAGTCATCTTCCCATTTCTTATTCTTAATATTGATGGTACCATGGGCTGTGAATAGCATTCCGTTTCTAGCATTTCTGGTAGGCATTACACAATCAAACATATCAATTCCAAGTGCAATATTCTCCAATATGTTTATTGGGGTTCCAACGCCCATTAAATAACGAGGTTTATCTTCAGGAAGGATTTCTGTAACAACTTCTGTCATTGCATACATTTCTTCTGCTGGCTCTCCTACAGACAATCCTCCAATTGCATTTCCTTCTGCCCCTACAGATGCAATATATTCTGCAGATTGCTTTCTAAGATCTTTGTAAGTACTTCCCTGAACTATAGGAAAAAAGGCCTGAGAATAATCGTATAAGTAAGGTGTTTTTTCCAGATGACTTATACATCTATCTAACCATCTATGCGTCATATGCATAGATCTTTTGGCATATCTATAATCGCAAGGATACGGTGTACACTCATCAAAAGCCATAATTATATCTGCTCCAATTGCTCTTTGGATCTCCATAACATTCTCTGGAGTAAAGGTGTGATAAGATCCATCTATATGAGATTTAAACTTAACGCCTTCTTCTTTGATCTTTCTTCTGTCTGAAAGAGAATAAACCTGAAACCCACCACTATCGGTAAGAATATTTCTATCCCAATTCATGAATTTATGCAAGCCACCGGCTTTCTTTAAGATCTCAACCTGTGGCCTTAGATATAAATGATAGGTATTTCCTAAGATTATATCAGGGTTTATTTCTTCTTTTAATTCTCTTTGATGCACTCCTTTTACTGTACCAACGGTTCCCACTGGCATAAAAATAGGAGTTTCTATAACTCCATGATCTGTTGTGATCTTTCCTGCTCTTGCTTTGCTACCTACATCGGTAGTTAAAAGTTCAAAATTCATAGTTTCATTTAAGTAGCTGCAAAGATACTTAACTAATCTACATTTCACAGAACGTAGAATTTAAAAAATGTTAGTTAAATACTTCAAATCGTTGATAACTGCTAATTTCTAACTTTGAGCTTCCTATTTAAAAACATATTTTTGCAACACTTAAAAATAACAACACAACAATGCCGAACACACAACAATTAGAAGATTTTGTTTCTCAGGTTAGAAGAGACATTGTAAGACAGGTACACAAAGTAAATTCTGGGCATCCGGGAGGATCTTTAGGCTGCGCAGAATTCTTTACAGCTCTTTATCAAGAAGTGATGGATTATAGCACAGATTTTAAGATGGATGGAATTGGAGAAGACCTTTTCTTTTTATCTAACGGTCATATTTCTCCAGTGTTTTACAGCGTGCTGGCTAGAAGTGGATTTTTTCCTGTAGAAGAATTAAATACTTTTAGACTTATTAACTCTCGCTTACAAGGACACCCAACTACACATGAAGGGCTTCCAGGTATTAGAATTGCCTCTGGATCTCTTGGCCAAGGAATGAGTGTAGCACTTGGAGCTGCAGAAACTAAAAAATTGAATAATGATGATCACTTAATTTACACACTTCATGGTGATGGTGAATTGCAAGAAGGTCAGAATTGGGAAGCAATTATGTATGCTGCCGGAAACAAGATAGATAATATTATATCTACCATAGATGTTAACGGCCAGCAAATAGATGGAGCAACAGATCAGGTACTACCAATGGGGAACATCAAAGCTAAGTTTGAAGCTTTTGGATGGGAAGTTCTAGAGGTGAAAGAAGGAAATGATATTACAAAGATCAATGAAGGTTTAAAGAAAGCGAAAGAACTAACGGGAAATGGTAAGCCTGTTTGTATCTTGTTACATACAATTATGGGTAACGGTGTAGATTTTATGATGCATACTCATAAATGGCATGGTGTTGCTCCAAATGATGAGCAACTTGCAGAAGCATTATCTCAAAACCCTGAAGCCTTAGGAGATTATTAATAGACTTCAATACTTATCATTAATAGCTATTGATAAGATCTTGAATCTCAGAAAAAGACATTAGAATGAAAAAATATACAAATACAGGAAATAAAGATACACGTTCAGGTTTTGGAGCAGGTTTGGCTGAATTAGGTAGAACTAATGAAAATGTAGTTGCTCTTTGTGCCGATCTTACCGGCTCTTTAAAGATGGACGAATTTAAAGCAGAAAATCCTGAAAGATTTTTCCAAGTTGGAATTGCAGAAGCTAATATGATAGGAATGGCTGCAGGAATGACCATTGGTGGTAAAATACCATTTACGGGAACCTTTGCTAACTTTTCTACCGGTAGAGTTTATGACCAAATTCGCCAAAGTGTTGCTTACTCCGGTAAAAACGTAAAAATTTGTGCATCTCATGCTGGCCTAACTTTAGGTGAAGATGGAGCAACTCACCAGATATTAGAAGATCTAGGATTAATGAAGATGTTACCTGGAATGACCGTTATAAATACGTGTGACTATAATCAGACTAAAGCAGCTACTATGGCTATTGCTGAATTGGATGGCCCGGTATATTTAAGATTTGGAAGACCAAAAGTTGCCAATTTTACTCCAGAAGATCAAAACTTTGAAATAGGAAAAGCTGTACAACTTACCGAAGGAACAGATGTTACTATAATAGCTACAGGTCACCTGGTGTGGGAAGCTTTAGAAGCAGCGCAAGAATTGGAAGCTAAAGGAATTAGTGCAGAGGTAATAAATATTCACACTATTAAACCTTTGGATGAAGAAGCCATTATAAAATCTGCTAAGAAAACCGGATGTGTGGTAACTGCCGAAGAACACAATATACTAGGTGGTCTTGGAGAAAGCGTAGCTCGTACATTATCTTTAAATGCACCTACACCTCAAGAATATGTAGCTACCATGGATACTTTTGGTGAGAGTGGAACTCCGGAGCAATTAATGGAGAAATATGGATTAAATGCTGAAGCAATCGTAAAAGCTACTCAAAAAGTGATCAAAAGAAAGTAATATTCTTCTTTATATATTATTTTAAACCCTTCAACGTCAACGCTTGAAGGGTTTTTCAATTTTGTGTGAAAATAATTGGCACATTTACTGCGTTATACCCATCTCATCTTAAATTAAAACTTATGAAAAAATTATTTTTACTAGCATGCCTTACTTTCGGAGGAGTGGCAATGGCTCAAACTTCTTATGGAATTAAAGGTGGTCTAAATTATGGTGCTACCGGAGATTACGAAAACTTTTCTCAAGTTGCAGGAGATGTTTCTACCGTAGAAAACGGAAAAGAAAGCACAGGATATCATTTAGGTGCTTTTGCAAAGTTTGAATTTCTTGGAATATTTCTTCAACCGGAATTAGTATACACTTCTTTAAAGACAGAATATAAAACATTCGATTATAGAATGAATAAAATAGATGCACCTATACTTTTAGGCTTGAACGTTTTCGGACCAATAAATATTAAAGCAGGACCTTCTTTTCAATATGTATTGAATAATGATCTTGAGAACTCAGATTTCGAAATTTCAGACGTTGATAATGAAATTACTTTAGGATATCAATTGGGTGCCGGATTAGATCTTGGAAGATTAGGCTTTGATGTACGCTATGAAGGGGCATTTAATGAGAACAATGCTTTTGGTAATATGGCTGCAGACAGGAACTTTAAAATTGACTCCAGACCGTCACAATGGATCTTCGGCCTAACCTATACTTTTAATTAAGGCTATATTTTAATAACAAAAAAATCCGCAACCAAGGTTGCGGATTTTTTTGTTATTAATTACTAGTATATTTTATTTTCTAGAAATACGTTTCAGGATCTAGATAATCTGGGATCCCATCGCTATTCTTATCTGTAAAGATTATAGAACCATCTATATTGAATGTTATTTCTTCTTTTGTTGGAGTTCCATCACCATCATCATCTGTATCTGCGTAATTTGGCGCACCATCCTCATCGGTATCATCATTAGTGATAATCTCATCTCCATTTAGATCTTCCATATAACTTGGAATTCCATCATTATCATGATCTGCCTCATTAGCGATAAAGAGGTTCACATTAAATATTATTGGACTATAGGAAGGAATTAGAGGTTGAGTTGAAGCAAAATATCCTAATCCAGAAGGTAAGAAAATAGAACCTATTCCATAATCATTATTAAATACTACAGAATTATCTTCTTTTACCTCGTATCCTGAAGCAGATTTAAATTCAACAATACCCTGAGTAAAACCATCTATTAATTGTGTAAGGTCAAACCAAACAGGAGTAAGCGTATTATCAAATGTAGTTCCTGTTAAAAGTTTCCCGGAGTAAGTAACAAACGTAGAATCTGCAAATTTAGGTTGCATCCCTTCCCCTTCTCTCACCTTCAAAACATATAGATTGTAATCTACTTCATCTCTGGTAATAGTTTTGGTAGATAAAAGATCAGATTCAAAAATGGAGATCTTTTCAGCATTAGATCCAGCAATTGTATCAAATCGAACTGTATAATCAAAGTCTGCTGCAGGAGACTCAAATTCTTCATAATTATAGAAATGTGTCTTTAAATAAGAAACTAGCGCTTCATCATCTTCAATAGCTTGTTCTCCACGATCTCTTGGAGGTGTAATGGAGGTTTCATCATCATCTTTGTTGCAACTTATAAACATTGTGCTAGCTAGCACGGTAATAAAAAACAATTTGTTCAATTTCATCATTAGCTCAATTTAAGGCGGCAAGATACAATAATCTTGTATTTTTGCTTAAGATTTACACAGTTTTAAGAACCAAATATGAGAGTTGATAAATATTTATGGTGTGTGCGGTATTTCAAAACAAGAAGTCTTGCCACCCAAGCTTGCAGACAAGGGAAAGTAAAGATCTTAGGAGATAATGTAAAAGCTTCTAGAGAGGTATATCCTACTGATAAGATTCAGGTTAGAAAAAATCAGATCGATTATCAAATAGAAGTATTAGACATTCCCACCAGTAGAGTTGGAGCTAAGATTGCAAATCTTTATGTTAATGATATTACTCCTAAAGAAGAATTCGAAAAATTAGAGCTTTTAAAGTATTCTAAAGACTATTATAGAAAAAGAGGAACCGGTAGACCTACCAAAAAAGATCGTAGAGATATAGATGATTGGTTTGAAGATCCAGATGAAGAAACCAAAGAAGCGAAAGAATGAGATTAGACAAAGAATATTGGAGTTCTAGATATCAAAATTATACTACAGGCTGGGATCTAGGAAAAGTTTCTCCACCTCTAAAAGCATACATAGATCAACTAGAAAATAAGAATTTAAAGATCCTTATTCCTGGTGGTGGCAATTCTTATGAAGCAGAATATTTACATCTTCAAGGTTTTAAGAATGTCTATGTAATAGATCTAGCTTTAGAACCTTTGCACAATTTGCTTCAACGAAATCCAACATTCCCAAAGTCACATCTTATTCAAGGTGATTTTTTTGAGCTTCAGAACAATTTTGGCCTAATACTCGAACAAACTTTCTTCTGCGCGCTACCACCCAATAGGAGAGGAGATTATGCAATTAAAATGGCTGAGTTATTAGAGTCGCAAGGAAAATTGTGTGGGCTTTTATTTGACACAGAATTTGAAAAGGAAGGTCCTCCTTTTGGAGGTAGTAAACTAGAATATTTAACTTATTTTAGTCCGTTCTTTAAAATTAAGATCTTAGCCTCTAGCTATAATTCTATAGCTCCGAGAAAAGGAAAAGAATTGTTCTTTATATTCATAAAAAATTAATCATATGCCGGCATCTACCATCATTTTGAACAACGAACAAATAAAGCATAAGATAAAGCGCATTGCGTATCAGATCTATGAAAGTAATGTAGATGAATCTCATTTAATATTGGCAGGAATCTCTAAGAGCGGATATCAGTTTACACAACGCTTAAAGACGGTGCTAGAAGAAATCTCAGATATTACGATAGAGTTATGTGAGGTTAGAATAGACAAGAAAAATCCTTTAAATGCCATAGAAACCTCCCTCCCTCCATCTTCTTACAAAGATAAATCTGTGGTATTGATAGATGATGTTCTAAACTCTGGAGCTACCTTGATCTACGGTGTTAAACACTTTTTGGAAGTTCCCTTAAAACAGTTTAAAACCGTAGTGCTTGTAGATAGAAGTCACAAAAAATTTCCTGTGAAAGCAGATTTTAAAGGAATTTCTTTATCAACTTCTATGAATGAGACTGTACAGGTACATTTCTCCAAAGGCAAAGACAAGGTGGAGCTACTTTAACTTCTGAATAATTTCATATCCAATTTCATCTGCTTTTCTATTTTCCACATTTACCACAATATCTGCTTGGTTGTAATAATAGCTGCGTTCAAAGAGATGTTTTCGTATAAAATCTTCGAGAAGATCCTTAGTTGCTAAATGACTAATAACTGGTCTAGTTTCCTTTTCCTGAAATAACCTATTAGTTAAAAAGTCTACAGATGCTTTAAGATAAACAAGATTAGCTTCAGTATGGCTTTTAATGAGATCCATATTTATACCATAACAAGGAGTTCCTCCTCCTAGTGCAACTATCATATCTATAGGTTCTTCTAAAACATCTTCCAGCACCTTAGTTTCTAATTTTCTAAAATATAGCTCCCCTTTGGTAGCAAAGATCTCAGAAACTGTTAGTTCTTCTATTAACGTTATTTGATCATCCAGATCTACAAGTGGTAATCTCATTTTTTGAGAAATATAGTCTGCAATTAGAGATTTACCCGATCCCATGTAACCTGAGAGAAAAATTTTCATACTGATTTTGAGGTGTTTAGAATTTTTTTAAAAACATTTGCAAATTTATATCAATTTCCTCTTGAAAAATAAATAAATCATAGTATATTTGCACCCGCAATCGCAAAATAATGTGAAGCAAGATTTGGTAGCTCAGTTGGTAGAGCATCTCCCTTTTAAGGAGAGGGTCCTGGGTTCGAGCCCCAGCCAGATCACTAAGAATTAGAGGTTATCCTCAACGCTCATTAACATTTTAGATTTGGTAGCTCAGTTGGTAGAGCATCTCCCTTTTAAGGAGAGGGTCCTGGGTTCGAGCCCCAGCCAGATCACTATTTTTACGTTCCATACTTTAAGAACTTTTAAAGTATTTATTTTGAAATTAAATTGCCCTTTAGAAAATCTTTTTCTAATAGCGCATTTGCCCGGGTGCTGGAATTGGTAGACAGGCATGGTTGAGGGCCATGTGTTCATTAGGGCGTGCGGGTTCAAGTCCCGCTCCGGGTACAAATAAACTTCACTCCACATTTATTTCATATCTTTCTTTCGCTTTTACTTTATCGTATTTGTAATACTCTATTTTTAACATGTTCAACTATTAGATCTATTGCACTTCGAATGCTATAAACTTCACAAAGTATCTCTATATTTTCTATTAACATTTAATACTATCCTTTTTAAAAGTTTTGATAGGATCAAAATCTCACAGCTATCTCCTTTACCATATTAGTTATAACTCTACGAAGCGAATTAGCGTTTACTACTTCCGTAAATTCAGCTTAAAAATGCAAACCCAGAATTAAGTAATTCCGTATATAGGTATTCAGAAGAAGTATTCCCTACATCAATTTTGTTTAACTTTATATCTACAAGATTAAACATTTAACATTTTGATATAAAAGTGAAACTACAAATTTGTTTAGATTTGTTTATCTATTAACACCTATGGAAAACGTTAAACAGAATTTCAGCATAAAAGATCTAGAGCATTTAAGTGGAATAAAAGCGCACACTATCCGAATCTGGGAAAAACGCTACAATATCTTATCACCAGAGCGCACAGATACTAACATAAGAACCTACGATCTAGAAAATTTACAGAAGATACTCAATGTAACTTTCTTAAATGAACATGGCTATAAGATATCTAGAATAGCGAAACTTACCGATGTTGAGATCTCTACAATGGTTAAAAATGTAGCGGCTAGCGCGAGTGTTAAGAATCGAGCAATTAATTCGTTTAAAATAGCTATGATCAATTTTGATCAGGTGTTGTTTAATAAAACCTATAATATGCTTATTGAGAAGAAGGAATTTAGAGAGATCTTTTTGGAGATCTTTATTCCTCTTTTAGATGAAATAGGTCTATTATGGCAAACAGATACTATAAATCCCGTTCATGAACATTTTCTTGTTAATTTAATTAAGCAGAAATTATATTTAAACATTTCTAAGTATGGAGATGCCACCAATGAAAATGAGGATGATCTATATGTGCTCTTCTTACCAGAAAATGAAATTCATGATCTTGGTATCCTCTACCTAAATTTTGAATTGAATTTTCATGGAAAAAGAACGATCTACCTTGGCCCTAGTATGCCTTTAAAAGATATGAAGTACTTATTGGAAATTCATAAAGATTTAAAGTTTATGAGTTATCTTACAATCGCACCGCTGGAAATGGATAGTTTCTTGGAAGAATTTCAAAGAGAACTATGCACAGAAAAAACCTTAGACATTAGCTTATTTGGAGCAAAAATACAGAATTTAGATCCTAACAATTATCCGGAAAATATCAGAATATATAAGTCTATTACAGAATTTGCAAATCAATTAGATTAATGATGAAGAACAAAGTAAGCGTTATTGGATCTGGGTTTGCATCTTTATCTGCTGCATGTTACTTAGCGCGCGATGGGTATGTTGTTACTATTTACGAAAAAAATGATAGTATTGGAGGTAGAGCAAGACAATTTAAAAAAGACGGATTTACCTTTGATATGGGACCTTCTTGGTATTGGATGCCAGATGTATTTGAGCAGTTTTTCAAAGACTTCAATAAAAAACCTTCAGATTACTATCATTTAGATAAATTGAATCCGGCTTATACCGTTTTCTTCGGAAATGATAAAAGCATTCACATTGAAGATACTTTAGAGAAGATCTACGCTGCCTTTGAAGCGGAGGAAAAAGGAAGTTCAAAAAAGTTACAAAAGTTTATTTCCAATGCTCAGAACAATTATGAGATAGCTATTAAAGATCTTGTATATAGACCGGGTGTATCACCATTAGAATTAGTTACTCCCGAGACTATAAAAAGGGTCGGACAATTTTTTAGCACCATCTCAAAAGATGTTCGCAAAGAATTTAAAAATAAAAAACTTATTCAAATTTTAGAATTCCCTGTGCTTTTCTTAGGCGCAAAACCCAGCGATACTCCTTCTTTTTATAGTTTTATGAACTATGCAGATTTTGGACTTGGTACTTGGCATCCAAAAGGTGGAATGTTCATGGTAATTAAAGCTATGGAAGCTTTAGCGCTAAGTCTGGGAGTAAAAATCAACACAAATTGTAGTATAGATAAGATTAATACAACAGATAAAAAAATAACTTCTATTCTTGTGAATGGGGAAATTATTCCAACCAGTTTAGTAGTGACCGGTGCAGATTATCATCATAGCGAAACTTTACTGGATGCGAAAAACAGACAATATTCTGAAAGTTATTGGGATAAGAAGACCTTTGCTCCATCTTCACTTCTTTTCTATGTAGGTTTTGATAAGAAATTGAAAAACGTAAATCATCATAACTTATTCTTTGATGTAGATTTTGATGCGCACGCAAAGGATATTTACGATAAACCAAAATGGCCAGAA is from Gillisia sp. Hel1_33_143 and encodes:
- a CDS encoding SAM-dependent methyltransferase; translated protein: MRLDKEYWSSRYQNYTTGWDLGKVSPPLKAYIDQLENKNLKILIPGGGNSYEAEYLHLQGFKNVYVIDLALEPLHNLLQRNPTFPKSHLIQGDFFELQNNFGLILEQTFFCALPPNRRGDYAIKMAELLESQGKLCGLLFDTEFEKEGPPFGGSKLEYLTYFSPFFKIKILASSYNSIAPRKGKELFFIFIKN
- a CDS encoding MerR family transcriptional regulator, whose translation is MENVKQNFSIKDLEHLSGIKAHTIRIWEKRYNILSPERTDTNIRTYDLENLQKILNVTFLNEHGYKISRIAKLTDVEISTMVKNVAASASVKNRAINSFKIAMINFDQVLFNKTYNMLIEKKEFREIFLEIFIPLLDEIGLLWQTDTINPVHEHFLVNLIKQKLYLNISKYGDATNENEDDLYVLFLPENEIHDLGILYLNFELNFHGKRTIYLGPSMPLKDMKYLLEIHKDLKFMSYLTIAPLEMDSFLEEFQRELCTEKTLDISLFGAKIQNLDPNNYPENIRIYKSITEFANQLD
- a CDS encoding phosphoribosyltransferase family protein — protein: MPASTIILNNEQIKHKIKRIAYQIYESNVDESHLILAGISKSGYQFTQRLKTVLEEISDITIELCEVRIDKKNPLNAIETSLPPSSYKDKSVVLIDDVLNSGATLIYGVKHFLEVPLKQFKTVVLVDRSHKKFPVKADFKGISLSTSMNETVQVHFSKGKDKVELL
- a CDS encoding RNA-binding S4 domain-containing protein, whose product is MRVDKYLWCVRYFKTRSLATQACRQGKVKILGDNVKASREVYPTDKIQVRKNQIDYQIEVLDIPTSRVGAKIANLYVNDITPKEEFEKLELLKYSKDYYRKRGTGRPTKKDRRDIDDWFEDPDEETKEAKE
- a CDS encoding shikimate kinase, which encodes MKIFLSGYMGSGKSLIADYISQKMRLPLVDLDDQITLIEELTVSEIFATKGELYFRKLETKVLEDVLEEPIDMIVALGGGTPCYGINMDLIKSHTEANLVYLKASVDFLTNRLFQEKETRPVISHLATKDLLEDFIRKHLFERSYYYNQADIVVNVENRKADEIGYEIIQKLK
- a CDS encoding phytoene desaturase family protein, yielding MKNKVSVIGSGFASLSAACYLARDGYVVTIYEKNDSIGGRARQFKKDGFTFDMGPSWYWMPDVFEQFFKDFNKKPSDYYHLDKLNPAYTVFFGNDKSIHIEDTLEKIYAAFEAEEKGSSKKLQKFISNAQNNYEIAIKDLVYRPGVSPLELVTPETIKRVGQFFSTISKDVRKEFKNKKLIQILEFPVLFLGAKPSDTPSFYSFMNYADFGLGTWHPKGGMFMVIKAMEALALSLGVKINTNCSIDKINTTDKKITSILVNGEIIPTSLVVTGADYHHSETLLDAKNRQYSESYWDKKTFAPSSLLFYVGFDKKLKNVNHHNLFFDVDFDAHAKDIYDKPKWPENPLFYANFTSLTDASTAPENCENGFFLVPIAPGLEDTEELRSIYFEKIMNRFEELTHQSVKNNVIFKESFCVKDFIKDYNSYKGNAYGMANTLLQTAFLRPKLKSSKVEGLYFTGQLTVPGPGVPPSLISGKLVSGLIQKDN